Part of the Deltaproteobacteria bacterium genome, GTTGGGTCGGCTCCAAGATATCCAGAAGCCGTTTGTGTGTGCGAACCTCGAACTGTTCGCGCGACTTCTTGTCGATATGCGGTGAGCGCAATACGCAATATTTATTTATGCTCGTGGGAAGTGGTATCGGACCGGCAATCCTGGCACCCGTTCGA contains:
- the rpsJ gene encoding 30S ribosomal protein S10: MENQKIRIRLQAYDHKLLDVSAMEIVETARRTGARIAGPIPLPTSINKYCVLRSPHIDKKSREQFEVRTHKRLLDILEPTQQTVDALMKLELSAGVDVEIKL